From a single Lewinella sp. LCG006 genomic region:
- a CDS encoding NAD(P)/FAD-dependent oxidoreductase has product MKVAIIGGGAAGFFAALAAKENHPTATVIILEKSSKLLAKVKVSGGGRCNVTNGCTAISELIKAYPRGTRQLKKAFRVFSTQDTMNWFEQRGVPLVIQEDNCVFPESQSSQSIIDCFLKEARRLGVEIKTGYGVKTLQQQEEQWLLSFLKEDQAPEVFDKVIVATGGSPKRSGLTWLEELGHKIEEPVPSLFTFNMPEEAVRELMGVVVEPALANIQGTKLKADGPLLITHWGMSGPAILKLSAHGARILSEKDYQFNVQINWTASRNDDTVREDLQSIVRSHPKKNAANLAPYDLPKRLWRFLLTKAQLPEDKVWGEIGKNGINKLVALLTNDVYAVRGKTTFKEEFVTCGGVSLQDIDFSTMQSRVCKNLYFAGEVMDIDGITGGYNFQSAWTTAFIAGKLG; this is encoded by the coding sequence ATGAAAGTTGCCATTATTGGAGGAGGAGCTGCGGGCTTCTTTGCGGCCTTGGCGGCCAAAGAAAATCATCCGACAGCGACGGTCATTATTTTGGAAAAATCGTCGAAACTCCTGGCCAAGGTCAAAGTTTCGGGAGGAGGGCGATGCAATGTTACCAATGGTTGCACGGCTATTTCCGAACTCATCAAGGCGTACCCGCGTGGCACCCGCCAACTAAAAAAAGCCTTTCGCGTTTTTAGTACCCAGGATACGATGAACTGGTTTGAGCAGCGAGGGGTACCCCTGGTTATCCAGGAAGACAATTGCGTATTTCCTGAGTCCCAAAGTTCTCAAAGTATTATCGACTGCTTCCTTAAAGAGGCACGCCGACTAGGGGTAGAGATTAAAACCGGCTACGGCGTAAAAACACTCCAGCAGCAAGAGGAACAATGGCTCCTGAGTTTCCTCAAAGAGGATCAAGCGCCAGAGGTGTTTGACAAAGTCATCGTAGCCACAGGTGGTTCTCCCAAGCGAAGCGGACTAACCTGGCTGGAAGAATTAGGTCATAAAATTGAAGAACCAGTACCTTCCCTTTTCACCTTTAATATGCCCGAAGAAGCAGTCCGAGAGCTTATGGGTGTGGTGGTAGAACCAGCACTGGCCAATATTCAGGGCACCAAACTCAAAGCCGATGGGCCCTTGTTGATTACGCATTGGGGGATGAGTGGCCCGGCCATCCTGAAGCTTTCCGCTCACGGCGCGCGCATCCTTAGCGAAAAAGACTACCAATTCAACGTACAAATCAATTGGACGGCCAGTAGAAACGATGATACTGTTCGCGAAGACCTGCAAAGCATTGTCCGCTCGCACCCCAAGAAAAACGCTGCTAACCTGGCCCCTTATGACTTGCCCAAACGGCTCTGGCGCTTTTTACTCACCAAAGCCCAACTGCCCGAGGATAAGGTATGGGGAGAGATCGGTAAAAACGGCATCAACAAGCTCGTTGCGCTGCTCACCAATGACGTCTATGCCGTGCGGGGCAAGACCACCTTTAAGGAAGAGTTTGTCACCTGTGGCGGCGTGAGCCTTCAGGATATCGACTTTAGCACTATGCAAAGCAGGGTTTGTAAAAACCTCTAC